The Brachyhypopomus gauderio isolate BG-103 chromosome 19, BGAUD_0.2, whole genome shotgun sequence DNA segment CTGTCTTGACGTCATACAGGCTTGGATGATTCTCGTTTTCCAAGATTCCCTTTTATCATTAATTTGGCCATAAAACTTAGTCACAAAGTATATTTCCATAAAGAGATGCAAGTGTGTGTTCATACAAGAGTACACAATGACCACATCAAGGCATTCTGTTAGAACATTTTTGCCCTTTCATATTTGGATTTGTCCAGGATGAGTTACAGATATTTTCCCCACTCATAAACAAACAGGTGTTTGCTGGAGCTTAGTGGTGTTGCAAACCCCAGCCATGAAACTACATAAAGTCCTTACTTGTATGTATCCCTATAAAGTGCCATGGTTGGTTCAGTCACACATTAAACTGTAAGTCCATGAAAAGTAGGTATTTGAGGAAGGTATATTTGGtaacaaaaaatgtatgtagaTTAAAGAGTGTGCTGGAAAATAatcagaaagtgtgtgtgtgtgtgtgtgtgtgtgtgtgtgtgtgtgtgtgtgtgtgtgtgtgtgtgtgtgtgtgtgtgtgtgtgtgtgtgtgtgtgtgtgtgtgtgtgtgagagagagagagagagagagagagagagaaaatcatGAGACATATCAGTTCAATAGACTGTTTATGCACAATTATCTAGAATGACACACATTGCTGTGTTTCTAAGGTGATTCTACTGAAGACTTTTACAACAGCTTCAGCAGTACTAAACATACAGACACCATTCCAGGTATTGGACTCAGTGACCTCAGTACTAACACAATTCCATGTCATCAACATAGTGGAATTAATCTAAAGTGGTTCTTTTCTCAGAAAGCTGCTTTGCTTTGCTGAAGTGAGCACAACAAATAATCTATTGGGAAAATAATAATTCCAAGAACATTCTGAGAGCAGTAATAAGTTAGGGCTCTTGCTAACTTCAAGCACATCAAAgcattgcaaatgtaaaaatGTGAAGCCAAGTGAAAGATCTGCATAGGTATTTGGACATTGAATTATCTCAAACAAATGTGACAGATAATTTAATTACACTTGGTGTAAAACATGACAGGAAAGTGAGATTCATAAATTTCAGGATGGCTACTGAACTGTGACAGTTTATCAGGTGAAAATGAAACTAGAGTACCCAGGCaatataagatatatatatggccacaggtgtataaaattaagcatgcAGACTATTTTtataaacatttgtgaaagaatgggttactctcaggagctcagtgaaatccagcgtggaactgtgataggataccacctgtgcaacaaaccgtgaaatttcctcgcttcGAAATGTCCTTGCtcataaatattccacagtcaactgtcagctgtattataagaaaatggaagtgtttgggaacgacaacaactcagccatgaagtggtaggccacataAACTTACAGAGCGGGGTCAGCAGATGTTGAAGCGCATAATGCGAAGAGGTTGCTAACTTTCTGctgtcaatcactacagacatccaaacttcatgtggccttcagattagctcgaaaacagtgcacagagagcctCGTGGAGTTGGTTTctatggttgagcagctgcatccaagccatacatcaccaagtgcaacgCAAGGCATCGGAtgtagtggtgtaaagcacgccaccaCTGCACTCTATAGCATGGATGGATTAAACCCTAtgtattaggaatgggatgtcacttaggctcatatgtgagtcaaggaaggtgagtgaatactacttttggcaatatagtgtgtgtgtgtgtgtgtgtgtgtgtgtgtgtgtgtgtgtgtgtgtgtgtgtgtgtgtgtgtgtgtgtgtgtgtgtgtgtgcagaaaacTAGAAAACCTGAATATTATGAATATTTCATGACTGTCCCTTCACCCTACCAGAGCAATGCCGAATAAACCCCAAATGAGTACCATAATTATGCTTCCTTATTACTTTCAAAATGTTGCCTCGGTAGTTTGTTgagttaaacaaaaaaatgcaAATCTGCATGAGAACAGTAAACAAATCCTTTGCTACATATTGTTAAAGTGAGGAAATTGATAACATTCAGTTTATTATAAATGGATAGTCTGGGTCATTATCCATGGTTATGGATTGTCCTttccaataaataaatacaaatcacAGATAATTGAAATTGTTTCTCCTGTTGGAGTTACATCAGGGGGCTAGGGGCTTTAATGTATTTGCTGTAAAGATCATACATTTTAacaatactttttttttaaataatgcaGCTTAAATGGTTATCTAGGGCACACACTGGTATCTCTACCCCAATCAAGAAATGGCTTTGCATCCTTTACACTGTGAAGCGACTACAGTCCATAATACACCATCAAAGTGTGGACCAACAAGACAGGACCACAGTACAGCACTAGTGTGATGGTACATGCATTTGTGCCACATGTTACACTTTGGATCATGCAGTcatatggaaaatatgcagTAGCCTCTGTGCAATGATTGATGGATATAATGCGGAAGCAGATTTCAAAGTTCCACCAGAAACCTCAAGCTGTAATCTGTTAGTAACGTCCTATGCTAATTGGAATCTGGCTGAATTAGTAACACCATGGTGAATACAAATGACACATAGGAGTTGGAAAACCTTCATGCTTTCTTCAAATCACCTGTGTGGGAAAGTTTCAGGTTGGTGGACAATGAGAGTGTGTATACGCTGTAAGGTATTTACACAGAAACACATGAACATGCAAACACGTATCAAATAGCACGACCCAGATGTGCCATTTACAGATGCAGAACATCACTAGTCTATGAAACAAATTGGGCAATACAATACAGAAGGTGGAATAAACTGTACATTGCACTAATGTGTGTTCAAATTAAATGAAAAGAAACATAGCCTTATGCGTTTGGTGGAGGGGCGTGTTGCTTTTTCTCAGCTATACCGAGCTAAACCGTAAATTCTGCACTAATACACCCTATTCAATACTCAGATAGGAGTATATTAATCCCACTCTAAGACCAGAAGGTGGCGCTATGATAGCCACAGTTGGTAGATGAGTGTCCGGAAGTCCGTTCTTCTTGTTTAACAGAAATGGCAGTCGTGTGAAGGAAAGGACAACGTTTGAGCATAAACACTTTAATTaatttaggacacgtaaacgtaTTTTTGTCAAAATGGGAGGCGGAGATCTTGTAAGTACTGAGTAGGCTGAGTAGGTTACGAGTTTGGTCCTGGTAACTTTCTTTAGCCGTCTTAGCTAGCTTGCTAATTGTTTACACATCGTCGTGGCTTACACCGGCTATTTTGTTAATAAACGGTGTATATTCAGTGATATGTTACGTTCTCGATAAATATGCTGCATCATTACGGATTTAGCTAACCTTATTACCATAACCAGCCtgatatatatttgtatttttcTGACTGCGGTACAGTTTGGCCTAGTTAGCTCACTGGGCTAGCCGGCTAACTCTAGATGTCATGGAAACCAGCTGGCGGCGAGTAGCAATGTGAACGAGTACCAATTGAACTGAATGGGACGATATAGAGAAGTCTATGGCATTTGCGTTTTATTGTGTCGTCCAGCTTTTTTATGAGACGTGAGACGTTGTTTTTCTTCCGTTATCGCAGAACCTGAAGAAGAGCTGGCATCCCCAAACGCTGAAGAACATCGAGCGTGTGTGGAAAGCGGAGCAGAAACACGAAGCCGAACGGAAGAAGATCGAGGAGCTTCAGAAGGAGCTGAAGGAGGAACGGGCTCGGGAGGAGATCACAAAATTCGCGCAGGAGACGGGAGCTTTAAAGTTCGTGGTGTTGCCTTCACTTTGTCGTCTTTTCTCTAGTTGTGTCACTCTACGACAGTGAGATCTTCTCTCTCGTCCTGTGTAGTACCACTCAGAACCTCCGCTTTGATGTTTCAGGAAGAAAGATGAACGTCTGGACTGGATGTATCAGGGCCCAGCGGGGCAGATCTCTCGTGAGGAGTACCTTCTGGGTCGTCCCATCGACAAGCAGATCACCCAGCAGTACGAAGAGCAGGAGAGCGGGCCATCTGCTGACACGGGTCTCCTTCCTGGCTCAATATTCAACACCACTACTTCAGTCTCTAGCCTGGACATGGCTGCCAAGATTAGAGAAGATCCACTTTTTGAGATTCGGTAAGTtatcagccccccccccccccccccccccccctcccctcaatTTTATGAAAACAAGTTTATTGGTTTTAGGattacagcccccccccccattttatGAAAACAAGTTTATTGGTTTTAGGATTACAGTTAAAGTATCATGTTCTGTTGTCCATATTCAGTAAACGTGAAGAGGACAAAAAGAGAAGTGTTCTCACAAACCCTGTGAAAATGAAAGAAATCAAAAAGATGGTGAGTCGTCTCAAAGCACTTTAGTGAATGTTGAGCTGTTTGCTCTTTAAGCTGTACATGGATCAAGTCTAGCCTTGGACTGAATTACAGTACTTGCAAATTCTTTATAGTCTAGACGACTCGGGCTTAATGTGGGTCTGGGCACCATAAACATTAATTTGGCCtcccatttttttctttttacataGTTGCGGCAGAATATtgaaaaggagaagaagaagaaaaggaagaaggacaagaaagagaagagagaagaaaagaaaaaggagaaaaaacaCAAAAGGAGGAGTTCTAGCTCTGACAAGGAAGACAAAAAGTACAGGTATTATATAATTTCACTCTTATACTGTTTACATGTTATTTACATGTCTAACACACAGTTCGATATTTAATTAAACCTTTTTATGCTGCATGCGTGTGTTTATTGTATTCACTACCAGATCTAAGGAAGAAAATGGAGTTTCCAAAAGTTCTCATTCACATCATAAGTCTGGCTATGGACTTCAGGTGGGTGTATGGTCTTTACTAATGACTAATATAAGGTAGCTTATTCTAAATATTATGTAGTTACAGATTGAGGCACTGTAGACATTCTGAGACGAAGATTACCAGGGTTAATTGGTTTCTCTCGCTTTGATTTGTTGCAGTTACCGGCAGGGAGATCACATCAGTCTTTGGAGTCTCACCGTAAAGATCGGCATACAAGAGACAGGAGTCGCTCACCCCTGAGTCTTAAAGAAGAAaagaaccaccaccaccactcccatGTGGATGACAAGAGGCATAGGCCAAAATCTCCCAGCCCCCCCAGACACAGAGATCGTTTCCACCGAGCCCAGACCACCAACCACAGCAAGTAAGCTTCTACACAGAGTTGGCTTTCAAGATATATTGGGCCAAGTCACTtgaatgcttttttttttttctttaaaggtAATGATAATCTTGAATGTGTGTGCATTCAGTACACGTCTTTTCTTATCGTCTGAACTGCCGCTGCCCGAAACGCTTTTTCAGACGACTCTCTGCAGAAGAGCTGGAGAAGAGGCGGAAGGAGATGATGGGCTTCGCCcatgagagggaggtggagagggagagcaaCGTGCTGAAGTACAAACAACAGGACGAGGAGGAGAAAGCTAGAGACGGCACCAAACATGGCCGACATTTGGCCCACGACGCAGGGTTCATACAGTGAGTGACGGTTCTGTTCTGAAGACCTACACATATGTCGTCTCAATCCTCTACCTTGCTTCACATCTACTTAACTCTTTCTGAGATGCTTCTGTCCGCCAAGTGCAAGTTGAGTTTGTTTTAAAAGTTCCTTTTGTGCTTTTCTTTCTGCCTAGCAACATGAAGCTGGAGAGTGCTTCCACATCCTCATTGGAGGACAGAGTTAAAAGGAACATTCACTCTATTCAGAGGACCCAAGCTTCTCTGGAGAAGAACTTCATGAGAAGATGAGCACCTCAAAACGTACTGTTACTTTTCTTGAAACAGGAAGCCAAACTTGGTCCAACTTTAATCGATGGCACTGTCATTACTTCTGTTTCTACAACAAATCCTATTTACCCCTAACCAACACACCAAATCTATGTTCACCAGCAGTAATATTACCACAGTACGTTATCCTCACTTGTACAGACACCTGctcaatctttttttttttttttttttttttttttttttttttttaattattgtttTACTAATTTTTACAAATTCCTGTGTGTAATTTTATGAACATTTTGTACAGTGTGAAAATGTAtagttttgtctttttggtGGTTACTTCCAAAAATTTAGTCTTTTTTTCTGATGGGTTTTAATGCATATACTTTGTAAACTTTTGTGCATTTTGGATGGTAAAATATCATTTCCAAATGAATGATTTCTCATCTAAATGACTCAGAACCTAAAATCTGTAACATGGACAAAAATaagcacacaaaaacacaggccaaCATGCATTCATGCTGTAATCAGTTTATTTTAAGACGTTTGTGCTTTAGAATAGGATACATGCACCAAGGAACATTTCTGTCCTACATTTGCTACAATTACGATTACAGAGGCTCAGCGGCAGTGTGCCGCAGCGGTTGGGTCCGTCAGCCTGCGTCTGGGGCAGAGCCAGTAGGGAAGGGGGAAGGGAACGTGATTGGCAGCAAAGAAGCAGAGGGAATCATGCCTCTGGTTGCCGCTCATTGGCTAGATGGAGTCAGCAAGCTGTCCGCGACTTCCAGAAGTAATTCATGCAGTTGAGCGGCTTGGCCGTCACGGAGTCTCTCCTCACGAGCTCCATCCTGCTCCGAGGGGCGTCTTCCACCTGAACGGGGGGCAGCTCGGCATTGTTGAGCATCCACTGGAGCTCGGGAATAGTGAGTCTCTCTGGGATCTGTAGAGTCAGAACAGAAAGGTACACGGTAACATTCAATGAGAGCGAGAGAATAAGGCAGCAGATATTCAGTGGGTTAAACGTATGGCTCAGTACTGAGCTAATATCGTCGATCTGAATTCACCAGCATTGTCTGTGATGTTTGACCTCAACATGGTCAAAACTCTGGTTTTCAGTTTTACCTTGTGTATGTCAACATCTGTCCAACATCCAGAtctaagagagaatgagaatataTTCTTGACCCTACCTCTTCGCCAAGCGGGACACCGCGGGAGTTGTCCAGAGCAGAACTCAAAACCATGTGAGACCGACCACATGATATGACGCCCACAATCACGGCCAGACACATGAGGCTCACGGAGAGATGGAGTGGTGAAGAAGGCATTTCTTCTGTCTGTTTCGTGGAACTGGTGGTGGTTGTTGGTGCTCTGTTCCTAGTATCTGTTGTCTAATCACCAGACCTCATTTATATAGTTCCCTCCTTCCATTTCTAATGGAATTATTTTCAGCAGAAGTAGTTTTATGATGCCTGACTCCACGTAAGTCATAAAGATGTTCTGGTCTCCAAGGCACGTGGTTACTAATCAAGGTTGCATCTTTTTTTCCACCCTTAGCCACTTATCTAGAGTTCGTCAGGCACACTTAATTGGTAACGCTACTTAAGCCAAATAGAGTGCTTAGAATAAATGAAATTTAGTACACAAACAGACTGACATTCTTCAGTTAATGAGAGTGAGGCAGCTCACCCTAATAAAGTGCTAATGGCTGATCCTGACATTATTGTGTTGCTGGTGACCTTTATGTAGCTCAGCAGAGTGTGGATGGCTCACATGCACATAAGGGGTACAATGCAGCTTGCGTACATCAGCTTACATTTCAGTAGTTACTTGATAGTTTTATCCAGTGTTCTACCTCATATTGCAATAAAAGGACTGTGTTTAAAGTCAAAATcctttttttaatggaaaaaaaaatgtatttgcaGAGACAATGAAATCATGTACACACTTACAGGATCTACTTAGTAAATATACACACCAGTGAAATATATCCATACACAGAAAAATGTGACGACGAATACTAATGTACTAGTTTGAGTAAAAAGCTGCGctaattttattttgtttttcaaaaCATTTAGTCATCACAATTCCCACCCACCAACGGCTTAGATTCATAGAGCACCGGCTAACCACGTAGGTGGCAGCAAAGCTATATCCTGCAAAGAGAAGGGATACGTGAATGCACAGATGTCCACGACTGTTACAGTATTACAGTGTTACAGTGAATGACGGCGGAGCAGAACGGTGTCACTCCACCCATCCTGAGAGCAGCATCGGACTGCCAGCCACAGCGGGACACTCTGCTCTTGCATTCTGGTGAACCACAGCTCATTTAATTAGGTGTGTAATGACACTAATTCTAATGCTGGAGGTCTGTGCTGTGCttggggacttttattttgcttGTTGTTCAGCTCTCATACAGACACAGCAGCGACTGATAATGCTCGTCATTAACGGACCTTTCACTGTTTGAGGCACGGGCTTGCTGTAAGAGAACACACGTGGAATTTTAGTCATATGCATGAAAAGTATAtctgaatgaaaaaaaaaaccttattgAAGGTATTTAAATAAAGTTTTAAAAGCTGCATCTCTGGTAGTGTTGGATGTGTTCTGTAGTTCAGCAAGGTGGTACAATATCACATGGCCTCACCTGAACACCAGGCCTGTGTGTAGGGAGGCCAGCCAGTAGCTATAGGAGTCCGGGTAATAGTTACAGGTACCGCGGCCGTGACACTCAATGAAGGGAATCTTACGGAAGTTCTCCAGGCAAGAGCCAGGGGAGATCAGGGTCTGACCAGAACCTTCAGCACCTGCCCCTGTTTGCTGTAGGCAAAGTAGTATAAAGTATATACTCTTTATATGAAGTATAAAACATTAATATGACACGCATAATGCATAGCTTATGCATAGCATAGTTCTTATTCCGGAACTATGTAAATttgagatttttaaaaattcaCTTAGGCTAAATGTGCTTCTACAAAACCAGCCTGTCAAATaatattattgttttatatattgAATATATTGTTTTATCAATGTCTAAATAATCCCTGAGCAGACCATTGCCTTTAAGTGCTGCGGTTATCATTCCAAATACAGTTCCTGGATCAGCACACCTAATTCAGGTATTGAAGAGTACTTACAGTGCTGAAACTGAATCAAATAAGTTAAGTAACAAAAGCTCTGACCCCTGAAAACTAAGAACTTGTCCCTACACCAGTGAACTTGTACTACATAATGTACTATGAGCTGCAGACCACTTAATAATAGAAACCTTCCTATATATCGTATATAATATACATCAAAACAGCTACAATTAAGACAAGCCTGTTTATACCATGGCAAAGGAATAGCCAGTCCATACTGAAAACCAGGCTCTGGGACACTCTGGAATGGATGTAGTCTGGCTGTGGACAGCGATGGTATTGCTGGTGCTCTCACACACCGAACACCTGTCAATCAAGATAAAGACATGTCGGAAATGCCGGGAATGTTGTATCTCCGGCAGAACACAACCTTGTCAGTGCAGCACCTGCTGATGTATTTCGCCACCGCGTCCCCCCGGATCAGGGTCATATTTATGGGCATGGGCTCAGCCGTGGACAGCCAATAGGAGTAGTCGTTTCGAGAGGCGTAGCGACAGGTCTCCTCCGTGTCGCAGAACAGGAATGGCATGGTTGAGAAGCGAGGCAGGCAGCTCCCAGCAGTCCCTGAGGAAACGAGGGCGACACCGTGAGACAGCGGCACCGCGAGACAGCGGCACCGCGAGACAGCGGCACCGCGAGACAGCGGCACTTCGCTCAAAGACAAACCGCACCGGCTCAGGCTCCTCGGACAGGGGAGAGGACAGAATGACAAATGAGCAGGACAGACTTGGGTTAAGGACAGCAACAGGGTATTTTTGTGGTGAAGAAGATAATCCGTCGATAAACGTGGCTTCATTGCATTTTATATGTGGCCAATCATATACGGCCACAGCAGCCATCATTTGGGACAGCTGGAGTTTGGACTACTTGAGGATAAGTGGTTGGGTATGTTTTCAGTGTTTAATGAAAGGTTTTATGTGAGCATGTAGAGAGCGTGCATATGTTACCCAGGTCTTGTCCATACGCTCTCTCATTCCCATTGACAAAGAGTAGGGAATAGCCTGAATAGATGAGAGTAGTGCCAGGCGGGCAAGAGGGCACATGGACACTCTGGCTGTGTCTGGTCAACAGGAAGCCTCCTACGACTCCCTGCGCTCCTCTTCCTGGAGACCCTGGAAGGCCCCTCTGTCCTGGCAGACCCACATAACCCACAGgccctagagagagagagagagagagagagagagagagagagagagcgagagagagagagcagttctTTCTGATCTGGGACTCTCATTTGTTCACGTTTGTATGAGACCACGAAA contains these protein-coding regions:
- the cwc25 gene encoding pre-mRNA-splicing factor CWC25 homolog; its protein translation is MGGGDLNLKKSWHPQTLKNIERVWKAEQKHEAERKKIEELQKELKEERAREEITKFAQETGALKKKDERLDWMYQGPAGQISREEYLLGRPIDKQITQQYEEQESGPSADTGLLPGSIFNTTTSVSSLDMAAKIREDPLFEIRKREEDKKRSVLTNPVKMKEIKKMLRQNIEKEKKKKRKKDKKEKREEKKKEKKHKRRSSSSDKEDKKYRSKEENGVSKSSHSHHKSGYGLQLPAGRSHQSLESHRKDRHTRDRSRSPLSLKEEKNHHHHSHVDDKRHRPKSPSPPRHRDRFHRAQTTNHSKRLSAEELEKRRKEMMGFAHEREVERESNVLKYKQQDEEEKARDGTKHGRHLAHDAGFIHNMKLESASTSSLEDRVKRNIHSIQRTQASLEKNFMRR
- the sst2 gene encoding somatostatin 2 — translated: MPSSPLHLSVSLMCLAVIVGVISCGRSHMVLSSALDNSRGVPLGEEIPERLTIPELQWMLNNAELPPVQVEDAPRSRMELVRRDSVTAKPLNCMNYFWKSRTAC